The Streptosporangiales bacterium genome has a window encoding:
- the hutI gene encoding imidazolonepropionase: protein MSRLLTNIARLWTGDGEPLDDAAVLLEDGVIAWVGDRADAPEADIVDDCAGGLVTPGLIDTHTHPVYAGDRAPEIAARSAGATYAEIAAMGGGIVSTVRATREESWDSLRATLRARLRDFVGSGTTTMEAKTGYHLTREGELDAVRLLADLADDPVLPRLSVTFLGAHAVPPEYAAGRDAYATEVASWCTAAREAGAENVDVFCDDGYFTVDESRRVLEAGITAGLRPKIHADELARSGGSLLGAELGCLTADHLLKITEEDARALASAGVTAVVCPGTALQMRTAPPVRMLLDHGVTVALGTDHNPGQCGTTSMSLMISLAVAAFRMSVTEALYAATVGAAKALGVTDRGVIRRGALGDLVWWDAAHEGSFAWAFRLSPRQVWRGGVPVLPADIETL, encoded by the coding sequence GTGTCACGCCTGCTGACGAACATCGCCCGGCTGTGGACGGGCGACGGCGAGCCGCTCGACGACGCGGCGGTGCTGCTCGAGGACGGCGTGATCGCCTGGGTCGGTGACCGCGCCGACGCGCCGGAGGCCGACATCGTCGACGACTGCGCCGGCGGGCTCGTCACGCCCGGGCTCATCGACACCCACACCCACCCGGTCTACGCGGGTGACCGGGCGCCGGAGATCGCGGCGCGGTCGGCCGGCGCGACGTACGCCGAGATCGCCGCGATGGGCGGCGGCATCGTGTCGACCGTCCGCGCCACCCGGGAGGAGTCGTGGGACTCGCTGCGTGCGACGTTGCGGGCCCGGTTGCGTGACTTCGTCGGCTCGGGCACGACGACGATGGAGGCGAAGACCGGTTACCACCTGACGCGCGAGGGCGAGCTCGACGCCGTCCGCCTGCTCGCCGACCTTGCCGACGACCCGGTGCTGCCGCGCCTCTCCGTCACGTTCCTCGGCGCTCACGCCGTCCCGCCGGAGTACGCGGCGGGCCGGGACGCGTACGCCACCGAGGTCGCATCGTGGTGTACGGCCGCCCGCGAAGCGGGCGCGGAGAACGTCGACGTCTTCTGCGACGACGGGTACTTCACCGTCGACGAGTCGCGGCGCGTGCTCGAGGCCGGCATCACGGCGGGCCTGCGGCCGAAGATCCACGCGGACGAGCTCGCGCGATCCGGCGGCTCGCTGCTCGGCGCCGAGCTCGGCTGCCTGACCGCCGACCACCTGCTGAAGATCACGGAGGAGGACGCCCGGGCGCTGGCGTCCGCGGGCGTGACGGCGGTCGTCTGCCCGGGCACGGCGCTGCAGATGCGCACCGCGCCGCCGGTGCGCATGCTGCTCGACCACGGCGTCACCGTCGCGCTCGGCACCGACCACAACCCCGGCCAGTGCGGCACCACGTCGATGTCGCTCATGATCAGCCTCGCCGTCGCGGCGTTCCGGATGAGCGTGACGGAGGCGCTGTACGCGGCCACCGTCGGCGCGGCAAAGGCGCTCGGCGTCACCGACCGCGGCGTCATCCGCCGTGGTGCACTCGGCGACCTGGTGTGGTGGGACGCCGCTCACGAGGGGTCGTTCGCGTGGGCGTTCCGGCTCAGCCCGCGTCAGGTCTGGCGCGGTGGCGTGCCCGTCCTCCCGGCCGACATCGAGACCCTCTAG